From the genome of Paraburkholderia aromaticivorans, one region includes:
- a CDS encoding DUF3443 domain-containing protein — MSSPNPAPRPVPSPTPSPAPTPTPTPTPTPTPTPTPTPTPSPTPSPTADINTVPITVARWTGDYANQPYVTVTICIPGVQGANQCATIDHMLVDTGSAGVRVLASALGPALTGRLPAQTGATDDPTSAAPIAQCAQFASGYAWGPIRRADVTIGGKAAGNLPIQVIGDGAYVTPADCASVGLGNIGTVTDLGANGVVGVGSAVRDFPLAAQTALSATYYYCPSTGSCKGTRVPLDTQVMNPVAAFTSDNNGTIIRLPALPAGGQASATGELVFGIGTQQNNRLPSAAHIIPLDSNGFFTTTYKGAVFARGVLDSGSNTNTFQDRAIPFDPWRRYTPPTPLSLSALLKPGSGATVPVTVPFQVANTAGLMNGPYAAHDDLPVYTSLSSYFIWGLPFFFGRDVFTGLNGAQIGAQTGPFVAF; from the coding sequence ATGTCGAGCCCCAACCCGGCGCCAAGGCCCGTTCCGAGTCCGACTCCGAGTCCCGCCCCGACTCCGACACCGACTCCGACTCCGACTCCTACACCGACTCCTACGCCAACCCCAACCCCATCGCCGACGCCATCCCCCACGGCCGACATCAACACCGTCCCGATCACCGTCGCGCGGTGGACGGGCGACTACGCCAACCAGCCGTACGTCACCGTCACGATCTGCATCCCTGGCGTACAAGGCGCGAACCAATGCGCGACGATCGACCACATGCTGGTCGACACCGGCTCGGCAGGCGTGCGCGTGCTGGCGAGCGCACTGGGTCCGGCGCTCACAGGTCGCTTGCCCGCCCAGACCGGCGCCACCGACGATCCCACCAGCGCAGCGCCGATCGCCCAATGCGCGCAGTTTGCCTCGGGTTACGCGTGGGGGCCCATCAGGCGCGCCGACGTGACGATCGGCGGCAAGGCGGCCGGCAACCTGCCGATCCAGGTCATCGGCGACGGCGCGTATGTCACGCCTGCCGACTGCGCATCGGTGGGTCTCGGGAACATCGGCACGGTGACCGATCTAGGCGCCAACGGCGTGGTCGGCGTCGGTTCAGCGGTGCGCGACTTTCCGCTCGCGGCTCAAACGGCGTTATCGGCAACTTACTACTACTGCCCGTCCACGGGTTCGTGCAAAGGCACCCGCGTGCCGCTCGACACGCAGGTCATGAATCCAGTCGCCGCTTTCACATCGGACAACAACGGTACGATCATCCGTCTGCCCGCATTGCCGGCCGGCGGTCAGGCGAGCGCGACCGGCGAACTGGTGTTCGGCATCGGCACGCAGCAGAACAATCGGCTGCCGTCGGCGGCCCATATCATCCCGCTCGACAGCAACGGCTTCTTCACGACCACCTATAAAGGTGCGGTGTTCGCGAGAGGCGTGCTGGACAGCGGGTCGAACACGAACACTTTCCAGGATCGCGCGATCCCGTTCGACCCGTGGAGACGCTACACGCCACCGACTCCTCTCAGCTTGTCCGCTCTGCTCAAACCCGGCAGCGGCGCGACGGTGCCCGTGACGGTGCCGTTCCAGGTCGCCAACACGGCCGGCCTGATGAACGGCCCCTACGCCGCGCACGACGATCTTCCCGTCTACACATCGCTTTCCAGTTACTTCATCTGGGGCCTGCCCTTCTTCTTCGGCCGCGACGTATTCACCGGCTTGAACGGCGCGCAGATCGGCGCGCAGACCGGACCCTTCGTCGCGTTCTAG
- the urtA gene encoding urea ABC transporter substrate-binding protein produces the protein MKRRSLLKFGSMSGALALAGQVPFAHAQSGSGPIKVGILHSLSGTMAISETSLKDTALMTIADINKNGGVMGRQLEPVVVDPASNWPLFAEKARQLITQDKCAVVFGCWTSVSRKSVLPVFEELNGLLFYPVQYEGEEMSRNVFYTGAAPNQQAIPATEYLMSAEGGGAKRFFLLGTDYVYPRTTNKILRAFLKSKGVQEADIQEVYTPFGHSDYQTIVANIKTFSQGGKTAVISTVNGDSNVPFYKELGNQGLKASDVPVVAFSVGEEELRGIDTKPLVGNLAAWNYFMSLRNPANEKFKKQWAAWVAQNNLPGGTKRVTNDPMEATFVGIHMWKQAVEKAKSTEVDKVRVAMVGQTFAAPSGFTLEMDGNHHLHKPVMIGEVRADGQFNVVWRTKTAIRAQPWSPFIAGNSSKPDVVSSIPAFLKRSRVA, from the coding sequence ATGAAACGTCGCAGTCTGTTGAAGTTCGGCTCCATGTCGGGCGCGCTGGCGCTTGCTGGTCAGGTTCCGTTTGCCCACGCGCAGTCGGGCAGCGGCCCGATCAAGGTCGGTATCCTGCATTCGCTGTCGGGCACGATGGCGATCTCCGAAACCTCTCTCAAAGACACTGCGTTGATGACCATTGCGGACATCAACAAGAACGGCGGCGTGATGGGCCGTCAACTGGAGCCGGTGGTGGTCGACCCGGCGTCGAACTGGCCGCTCTTCGCTGAAAAAGCGCGTCAGCTGATCACGCAGGACAAGTGCGCCGTGGTGTTCGGCTGCTGGACTTCGGTGTCGCGCAAATCGGTGCTGCCGGTGTTCGAGGAACTGAACGGCCTGCTGTTCTACCCGGTGCAGTACGAAGGCGAGGAAATGTCGCGCAACGTGTTCTACACGGGCGCAGCGCCGAATCAGCAGGCGATTCCGGCGACCGAATACCTGATGAGCGCGGAAGGCGGCGGCGCCAAGCGCTTCTTCCTGCTGGGCACCGATTATGTGTACCCGCGCACGACCAACAAGATCCTGCGCGCGTTCCTCAAGTCGAAGGGCGTCCAGGAAGCCGACATTCAGGAGGTCTATACGCCGTTCGGCCACAGCGACTACCAGACCATCGTCGCGAACATCAAGACTTTCTCGCAAGGCGGCAAGACCGCGGTGATCTCGACGGTGAACGGCGACTCGAACGTGCCGTTCTACAAGGAGCTGGGCAACCAGGGGCTGAAGGCGTCGGACGTGCCCGTGGTCGCCTTCTCGGTCGGCGAGGAAGAACTGCGCGGCATCGATACGAAGCCGCTGGTCGGCAACCTCGCGGCGTGGAACTACTTCATGTCGCTGCGCAATCCGGCCAACGAAAAGTTCAAGAAACAATGGGCCGCATGGGTCGCGCAGAACAACCTGCCGGGCGGCACCAAGCGCGTGACCAACGACCCGATGGAAGCCACCTTCGTCGGCATCCATATGTGGAAGCAGGCGGTCGAGAAGGCCAAGAGCACCGAAGTCGACAAGGTGCGCGTGGCGATGGTCGGCCAGACCTTCGCGGCGCCCTCGGGTTTCACACTCGAAATGGACGGCAATCACCACCTGCACAAGCCGGTGATGATCGGTGAAGTGCGCGCCGACGGCCAGTTCAACGTGGTATGGCGGACCAAGACCGCGATTCGCGCGCAGCCGTGGAGCCCGTTCATTGCCGGCAATTCGAGCAAGCCGGACGTGGTCAGCTCGATCCCGGCGTTCCTGAAGCGCTCGCGCGTCGCCTGA
- the urtB gene encoding urea ABC transporter permease subunit UrtB: MAFSFLTSARTRARTLARRLARRGIAGAALVLLAGAPLTAFALTQADVAPLAGDDFDAKSAAIDKLIANHDKESMAVLKALSEDGALATDSGAVLLQDGDTAKDAVTGKTVAAGDAQPVTLNNLLRSKVAGALSGLQLDSPDKAAREAAITALLQNPDPSIKPLVDAARAKETDPALKKRLDTLWAMTALHDADPARRLEAVQLVAARHDLDMNELLRPIVAKKPDGTFVEADDRVRAAAQSGIDELDAIQRRSQIAGTLFAGLSLGSVLLLAALGLAITYGLIGVINMAHGEFLMIGAYATYVVQNLFQRFAPGAFDWYPLLAIPASFVAAGLVGIVLERLVLKHLYGRPLETLLTTFGVSLILIQATRMLFGAQNVQVVNPAWMSGGVTVLPNLILPYNRLAILAFSLIVVGIAWAVLTKTRLGLFVRAVTQNRRMAACVGVKTARVDSYAFAFGAGIAGLGGCALSQIGNVGPDLGQSYIIDSFMAVVLGGVGQLAGTVIGGFGLGLISKAIEPFWGAVLAKIAVLVLIVLFIQKRPQGMFALKGRSAEA, from the coding sequence ATGGCGTTCTCATTCCTCACATCCGCTCGAACACGGGCACGCACCCTGGCACGACGGCTCGCGCGGCGCGGCATAGCCGGCGCCGCGCTCGTGCTGCTCGCCGGAGCACCGCTCACCGCCTTCGCGCTGACGCAAGCCGATGTGGCGCCGCTTGCCGGCGACGACTTCGATGCGAAATCCGCGGCCATCGACAAACTGATCGCCAATCACGACAAGGAGTCGATGGCGGTGCTCAAGGCCCTGTCCGAAGACGGCGCGCTCGCCACCGATTCGGGCGCCGTGCTGCTGCAGGACGGCGACACCGCGAAGGACGCGGTCACCGGCAAGACCGTCGCCGCGGGCGATGCCCAGCCGGTCACGCTGAACAATCTGCTGCGCTCGAAAGTGGCCGGCGCGCTGTCGGGCCTGCAGCTCGATTCGCCGGACAAGGCGGCACGTGAAGCCGCGATCACCGCGCTGCTGCAGAACCCGGATCCGTCGATCAAACCGCTCGTCGACGCGGCTCGCGCAAAGGAAACCGATCCCGCGCTGAAGAAGCGCCTCGACACTTTGTGGGCGATGACCGCGCTGCACGACGCCGACCCCGCAAGGCGCCTCGAAGCCGTGCAACTGGTCGCCGCGCGACACGACCTCGACATGAACGAGCTGCTGCGGCCGATCGTCGCGAAGAAGCCGGACGGCACCTTCGTGGAAGCCGACGACCGCGTGCGCGCCGCCGCGCAAAGCGGCATCGACGAACTCGACGCGATCCAGCGCCGCAGCCAGATCGCCGGCACGCTGTTCGCGGGCCTCTCGCTTGGCAGCGTGCTGCTGCTCGCCGCGCTGGGCCTTGCCATCACCTATGGGTTGATCGGCGTGATCAACATGGCGCACGGCGAATTCCTGATGATCGGCGCGTACGCGACCTATGTCGTGCAGAACCTCTTTCAGCGTTTCGCGCCCGGCGCGTTCGACTGGTATCCGCTGCTCGCCATTCCGGCCTCGTTCGTCGCCGCGGGGCTGGTGGGCATCGTGCTCGAACGGCTGGTGCTGAAGCATCTGTACGGCCGCCCGCTCGAAACGCTGCTGACCACCTTCGGCGTCAGCCTGATCCTGATTCAGGCGACGCGCATGCTGTTCGGCGCGCAGAACGTGCAGGTGGTCAACCCGGCGTGGATGAGCGGCGGCGTCACCGTGCTGCCCAATCTGATCCTGCCGTACAACCGGCTCGCGATTCTCGCGTTCTCGCTGATCGTGGTCGGCATCGCGTGGGCTGTGCTCACCAAGACGCGGCTCGGCCTGTTCGTGCGCGCCGTGACGCAGAACCGGCGCATGGCGGCCTGTGTCGGCGTGAAGACCGCACGGGTCGATTCGTATGCGTTCGCGTTCGGCGCGGGCATCGCCGGTCTGGGTGGCTGTGCGCTCTCGCAGATCGGCAACGTCGGACCGGACCTCGGCCAGAGCTACATCATCGATTCGTTCATGGCCGTGGTGCTGGGCGGCGTCGGCCAGTTGGCCGGCACGGTAATCGGCGGCTTCGGCCTCGGACTCATCAGCAAGGCGATCGAACCGTTCTGGGGCGCGGTGCTCGCGAAGATCGCCGTGCTCGTGCTGATCGTGTTGTTCATCCAGAAGCGTCCGCAGGGCATGTTCGCCCTCAAGGGCCGTAGCGCGGAGGCATGA
- the urtC gene encoding urea ABC transporter permease subunit UrtC, whose translation MTSATSSAHVGASGGGALAGREAQAGFALGLPPRPALLSRRAWLALIALIIVFGLGVPFATLVVPETSALHLSAYAMTITGKFMCYAIAALALDLVWGYCGILSLGHALFFALGGYAIGMYLMRSIGHEGKYGSDLPDFMVFLDWHHLPWYWQGTQHLGYALLLVVLVPAVVAWVFGFFTFRSRVKGVYLSIITQAMTFAAMLLFYRNETGFGGNNGFTDFKRIGGFPITHPGTRTALLLITFAVLILAFLGARAIVTSKLGRVVTAVRDGETRLMFLGYSPLAYKLFVWTVSAVLCGIAGALYVPQVGIINPGEMSPGNSIEMAIWVAVGGRGTLIGPIIGAFAVNGAKSFFTANFPEYWLFFLGLIFVLVPLFLPNGIMGLIELVTRKRNRS comes from the coding sequence ATGACATCTGCAACTTCATCGGCTCACGTCGGCGCAAGCGGCGGCGGCGCGCTCGCCGGACGCGAAGCGCAAGCGGGTTTCGCGCTCGGCCTGCCGCCGCGCCCCGCGCTGCTGTCACGGCGGGCGTGGCTCGCGCTGATCGCGTTGATCATCGTCTTCGGCCTCGGCGTGCCGTTCGCAACGCTAGTCGTGCCGGAGACGAGCGCGCTGCATCTGTCGGCGTACGCGATGACGATCACCGGCAAGTTCATGTGCTACGCGATCGCGGCGTTGGCGCTCGATCTCGTATGGGGCTACTGCGGCATTCTGAGCCTGGGGCACGCGCTGTTCTTCGCGCTCGGCGGCTACGCGATCGGTATGTATCTGATGCGCTCGATCGGCCACGAAGGCAAATACGGCAGCGACCTGCCCGACTTCATGGTGTTTCTCGACTGGCATCACTTGCCCTGGTACTGGCAAGGCACGCAGCATCTCGGCTACGCACTGTTGCTGGTGGTGCTGGTGCCGGCGGTGGTCGCGTGGGTGTTCGGCTTCTTCACGTTCCGCTCGCGGGTGAAGGGCGTGTATCTGTCGATCATCACGCAGGCCATGACCTTCGCCGCGATGCTGCTGTTCTATCGCAACGAGACGGGCTTCGGCGGCAATAACGGCTTTACCGACTTCAAGCGCATTGGCGGCTTTCCCATCACGCATCCAGGCACGCGCACCGCGCTGCTGCTGATCACGTTCGCCGTGCTTATCCTCGCGTTCCTCGGCGCGCGCGCCATCGTCACCTCGAAGCTCGGCCGCGTGGTAACCGCGGTGCGCGACGGCGAAACGCGCCTGATGTTCCTCGGCTACAGCCCGCTCGCCTACAAGCTGTTCGTATGGACGGTGTCCGCCGTGTTGTGCGGCATTGCCGGCGCGCTGTACGTGCCGCAGGTCGGCATCATCAACCCGGGCGAGATGTCGCCGGGCAACTCGATCGAAATGGCGATCTGGGTTGCCGTGGGCGGACGCGGCACGCTGATCGGCCCGATCATCGGCGCGTTTGCCGTGAATGGCGCGAAGAGCTTCTTTACGGCGAACTTCCCTGAATACTGGCTGTTCTTTCTCGGTCTGATTTTCGTGCTGGTCCCGCTGTTCCTGCCGAACGGCATCATGGGGCTGATCGAACTCGTGACGCGCAAAAGGAACCGCTCATGA
- the urtD gene encoding urea ABC transporter ATP-binding protein UrtD, whose translation MNENPMVPDLALPEDPAETSLSGVASMGRAVVPGEIDVSHGTILYLEDVTVSFDGFRALNALTLTIDAGELRCIIGPNGAGKTTMMDVITGKTEPDSGKVFLGQSIDLTRMNEPSIARAGIGRKFQKPTVFEQHPVWENLELAMKADKGWWASLRARLDREAQARIEETLALIGLESEARRLAGELSHGQKQRLEIGMLLMQQPALLLLDEPAAGMTDDETMQLAELLNHLRGTCSMMVVEHDMEFVAALSGSTGKVTVMAEGRVLAHGTLDEVKRDETVIESYLGR comes from the coding sequence ATGAACGAAAACCCGATGGTTCCTGATCTGGCGTTACCGGAAGATCCCGCTGAAACCTCGTTGAGCGGTGTGGCGAGCATGGGCCGCGCGGTCGTGCCCGGCGAGATCGACGTGTCGCACGGCACGATCCTGTATCTCGAAGACGTGACCGTGAGCTTCGACGGTTTTCGTGCATTGAACGCGTTGACGCTGACGATCGACGCCGGCGAATTGCGCTGCATCATCGGTCCGAACGGCGCCGGCAAGACGACCATGATGGACGTCATTACCGGCAAGACCGAGCCGGATTCCGGCAAGGTGTTTCTCGGCCAGTCGATCGATCTGACGCGTATGAACGAGCCGTCCATCGCGCGTGCAGGCATTGGCCGCAAATTTCAGAAGCCCACGGTGTTCGAACAGCATCCCGTGTGGGAAAACCTCGAACTGGCGATGAAGGCCGACAAGGGTTGGTGGGCCTCGCTACGCGCGCGGCTCGACCGCGAGGCACAGGCGCGCATCGAAGAGACGCTGGCGTTGATCGGCCTCGAGAGCGAAGCGCGGCGTCTTGCCGGCGAACTGTCGCACGGCCAGAAGCAACGGCTCGAAATCGGCATGCTGCTGATGCAGCAACCGGCGCTGCTCCTGCTCGACGAGCCGGCCGCCGGCATGACCGACGACGAAACCATGCAGTTAGCCGAATTGCTCAATCATCTGCGCGGCACCTGTTCGATGATGGTCGTCGAGCACGATATGGAGTTCGTGGCGGCGCTATCAGGCTCGACCGGCAAGGTGACGGTGATGGCCGAAGGACGTGTGCTCGCGCACGGCACGCTCGACGAAGTGAAGCGCGATGAGACGGTCATCGAGTCTTATCTGGGCCGGTGA